The genomic stretch ATTTTTACtgatttttttaagtgactaaTAAGAGAAGTCAATCATTTATTTTAGATAACCATGCTATCATTCATTTCTTTCATATGTGCATTAAAGGAAAATGCTCTATAATTTTCTTGCAAACTTGTGTGTCTACATGGGTGTCACGTAATGCTATATGAGtgaaaaaattaagtaataaaagatagtagttaaatttaattgttgaaCAATGGTGATATAGTAGACGCTACATAAACTGTCACAGCAATTTATAAGAAACTtattgtaacaccccaccttaccctaaattatatgatattgttcgctttgggccaagctcacacaattttattattggatttaccCCAAAAGCCCTTATACTATTTAGAAatagtatattccatataagcACATCATATTTTTCACGCACAGGCAATGTTCTcctgggcttgtgcacgctcccctcATCTTAGGCAGAACAATAattctgataccatatgtaacatacCACTCTAAATGATaggatattgtccgctttgggctaAGCCtacacggttttattattgagtttaccccaaaaggcctcataccatttaaaaataacatattccatataaatacGTCATCTTTTTCACACCCAAGTAATATGAGACGTCACGCTTATAGAAAAAGCTTTATTACCCTAACAACAGTCGCATCCAAATCCTCCTTCACCTTGAACTGATTCTCCCTAACCTCCCAAGAGTCCCAACAACTGTTCCATACCTATTGTCTTTTGAATCTactctgaagaaaaaaaaaaaaaaatcctccccCTTGCTGAATTATTGTTTATGTAACCATAAGAGGCTCtacttttttagaaattttggaTTTAAATTCTGGTGAACTTTGATTTTCAGATAGCCCATCTTGGAGAagcaaaaaataagagaaacaaCAAAAGCTGTAAAGCTTTGTCAAAACCTGCGTGTTGTAGGCACAGCTCAGCTTGAATATTGACAAGATATTGCTGTTAAACAACCCTCTTGACTagccttaatttaatttaatttaatgaaaataatttatattcaCTATGCTAATAATGCATCGGGCACTTTGTGAAAACTGTCGCAGCCACAAAACATATATTTGGCAAAGAGTAAGACAGCAAACTTATTTTATTGGCTCTGGATATTGTTCTGTCTGAGATTTTCTGGTCTCATGCTCCTGTTTGTGGCCATTTCTCCCATTACATCAAATGTACATAACGAAATTCAAAATAGAGAGAAGATACCCTTTAAAACAACAAAcgagagagaacaaaaaaaggtAATAGCATCATCAGTGGCAAACCTTATTCATGCTCGTGCATCTTGCTTCCTCACTAGCTTATTCGGGCTTTTGACACGTGATGATGGCAAATTTAATCAGGTCCTTCTTAAATCCTTGGATCATCAATGGCATTGCCAAAGCTCCTTTTATGCTTTTTAGTCCTGATACACTCGTTAGTTAGATGTAAAGCACAAGATTGAATTTAATGAAAGCTAATGCTCTTTCTGTAGCAATTGGgaatcaattttgaaaaaaagtcGGGACATATATAGCAAAATTTCCTTATTCAAAGATTTAGCATGTAGTTCAAAAGGACAAATTTTACTATATGCAGATCAGGATGTAGGACATGATTCATTCAAAGAAATGAAACCTGAGGGGTGCCAATAAACTCTTCCTTACAAAAATGGTAAAGGATGAGGTTGAGGATTCAAGACTATTAGGATGCAAATATAActtactgatatatatatattttttatagatACCTAATGAGACTTGAATGAAggggaaaatatcaaaataatctCCTATATGGTTTGGGTTTTTATCAATTAACTCttttaggttttcaattttaCCAATTAGATTCTAGAGATTTAAGACAGTATCAAATATAACTTTCTACTTTTTATATCAGAATGTGATTGACATCTCTCTTCTAatactaaagaaaaaaatgccaaaaaataaatagtctCTCTATGACCATGTAGGGCAATAAGGTTGGACCTCCCTGGCCAATGCAGGTCACTATGGACTCAAGGGTTATTGAGGTTGGCTCCATGGCTGTGGAAAGACCACACCACCTTCATGGCCCACCAAAACCAtggagggatttttttttttttttttttggttgcttcttttaatctttatttgtagtttttttctttggggTTAAAAGACGAATTTCACAAGTATTCTGTTGAAAACTTGAATAGGTTAACGAAATAAGAATTACAAGGACCTATTTCATACCACCTAGaattttaaagatttaattgataaaattgaaaaccaaagatcTAATAGATAAAAGTCCAAAACCACTGGAAGCTATTTTGACATTTTCCCTCattgaaaatgaataataagtactcttatcaaaaaagaaaatgaataataagTACCACAAGGTTTGCTAAGCTTAGTAGCTTACCACTTCGCAACAGCGATGTCATGTCCTTCCATGTCAATGCCGACCGTATCACTGCTGGCCAAAATGGGGCGACATACGGTGACCAATCTGCTGTCTTAATATCCTGTCACGGCAGCAAAAGAATTTACTGTTGTCTCATGTGCGAAATTGAAGTTTTTCAAAGGAGAAGATGCAACTTAAAAATGAGCAGTCAAAGGTCATGTGAATCAATCAATCAGGGGACTCAAACACTAGGTTTTAAGTAGCTTGTTTTCTCATGAATTTTATGTCAGCCGTAACAAGaagagtaaaataaatatttgagcTCAAAGAGCCGAGTTTCAAGCTCTTCTTTCGAATCTTTCCCATCCAATTGGGTAGGCGAATACCTGGAGAGAAAGAGACTCCAGTAATTTGACATAATCAACAGTTGAACACCATGCTGGAAGATAATAAGATTTGCATATCTTGTTCAGAAGCTCTTTCTCCCACGGCTGCAAAGCTTCCTCAGAAGGAGCGAGATCCCTATGGCACCATGTTACTATTATTATAGTTGCTCCTGGGGCTGCAACCCGAACCAACTCATTAACAAACTGccagtgagagaaagagagagaaagagaaagagagaggaagttAATATCAGTACACGAAATAAGCCAATataaagtgaaaaagaaagtcCAAGCATAAACTCTCTTAAAGCTTTTCAGGCATCACTGAAGGCAATAAAATGAATTGATCTTATAAAGATGGAATAGAGAAAGAACCTTTGCTTTGTCAGGCATGTGTTCACCGCTCTCCATGGACCACACCAGATCAAATTGTCCATCAGGAAATGGTTGTTCCAAAGCGTCTGCAACTTGAAAGGAAGCCTGCTAATTGTTCATATTGTTAAAATCAGAATACTACATCAAACACCTCATGTCTGCTGTTACAGTACTATCGAGGCAATCATAAATGGGGTCCAAACTTTTTGGTTATTGCTTTAGCATACATATCCAAATCCTGCTAATTCCCACCATTAGCATCAATTTATATC from Corylus avellana chromosome ca1, CavTom2PMs-1.0 encodes the following:
- the LOC132182424 gene encoding gamma-tocopherol methyltransferase, chloroplastic-like, whose amino-acid sequence is MTTSVFPTCQLLHTCRPRPHLLHRTPGSTTNNRRQLTLAVTATTRAMEAERKNDGALKKGIAEFYDESSEMWEDIWGDHMHHGFYDPDSTVSVSDHRAAQIRMIDEALRFAGLSEDPTKGPKSVVDVGCGIGGSSRYLARKYEAKCQGITLSPVQAQRANALAAAQGLADKASFQVADALEQPFPDGQFDLVWSMESGEHMPDKAKFVNELVRVAAPGATIIIVTWCHRDLAPSEEALQPWEKELLNKICKSYYLPAWCSTVDYVKLLESLSLQDIKTADWSPYVAPFWPAVIRSALTWKDMTSLLRSGLKSIKGALAMPLMIQGFKKDLIKFAIITCQKPE